The following nucleotide sequence is from Paenibacillus andongensis.
AATTCTGGAAAGTGGTTACCCCAGAGTCTGAAATACTCTTCATTACCTAAATTTTTTAGTTTTGTAATTTCTCTAAATATAATGTTCATTAATGATTTAAGCTCAACCTTATCTTCATAGACACATACACCTTCATCTAAATCATATGTAGAAAAATTATCATCAAATTCAAAGACATTAAATAAACAAATATTGGTCTCTTGTTTAACAAAAATTCTATATTCACCTAGTTCAGTTTGAACTCTTACAATTACTTCATTGGCACCCTCGGCTAACGTGGAAATCCTATCAGTGAACTCATACACAAAATCAGTTAGAAAAGATCCTGGTATGTAAAACTGTTTGTCATCACTAGTAAAATTTATATTTATCCATCCCAAATGCTCTAATTGTAAAGTAAGATTCATATTTATAAGCCCCAGAATTATGTATTAGAATAATGGTTTAATTAGTTATTTGAACTTATCTAAAGGATGTCGTATAACGTTCTTGTATTCACGAAACCTCACTGGCTTAAGGGGCGAAAGCCCCTGGTCCGACCGGACTTAGCCAGTGCAGGGTTGTCTGCTTGAATCCGCTTCCTTGAATTACATCAGGCAAACCAAGGGCCGCAAGGCCCGCAGCGTGAATACGTTGTTATAAGATGTCCCCGCCTTCGAAGAATTACTGTAGAAATTACTATTCATTAATTAAAATCTGTTTTATTTTTCTTATACATTCCAGATGATGTTCCTCATGTTTTATATGAAATTGGAACATGTTTTTTATTGTTTTCACTCTTGGAATAAATGGTACAATTAGAGGTTGCTCTAATTTACCCTTCGAGTTTTCAATTATCGATTCTAATTGATTTTCTAAATTACTTACTATTTCCTTAAATACAGGTTCATCTCCCCAGCATTCTTTAGGAACTGTCCCTTTGGGAAAAATAGTATGATAGTGTAATGATTCTCTTCTTTCCAATTTTATATTTGGAAAAATACCATGATCCCAGCCCACTAAAATATGACCCAAATTCCATCTAATATTATTAGAAAAACCTTCAGGTATTAAATCAATTATATTATTCGGTAAATCTCTCACTTCATTTAAGGTTTCGGTTCTTATCTTCTTAAATTTATTGAAAATTTGTTTTTCATTCATAGCATCTCTTTTCCTTAGGATTGTCTAAAAAAGATGCGGGGATTTCTTATAACGTCTTTTTCACGAAATTCGTTGATACAATAAATTCAGTAGTATTTGTGAATTTCGATAATATTTCGGATTGCGGTGGATTTGTGTACTTACTGATGTTAGGTTTACATCAAAGATCAATTTGATCAAGTGGACTCTTAATACGTCCGACATCTTTTACACTACATGAGTATACCGTTCGGTTGTCCGAGTACTTTGATGACCGAGCAATTCCTGGATATACCGAATATCAATGCCTCCCTCTAATAAATGAGTGGCAAAGGAATGACGCAACGAATGTACACTTACCTTCTTCCTTACACCTGACGAAACTAAAGCTTGTTCAAAATTTTTTTGTACGGAACGTTCCGTCAAATGGCGTCCCTCCGTCTGTCCGGGGAACAGCCATACTTCCGGTTTTTCTTGTTGGGAGTACTGTTGAACGATTTCAAAAGCAGTATCGGACAATCATTTTTCAATCTCCTTTCCTGATCAGAATTCCATTGAGGTACTAAGAAAAGTGAATCCGAAGTACTTTCTTTTTGAGAATTGTGCCATATTTGAAGTAAATAACACTCCTCAAGCAATTGAGATTCTATATAAAATTTGCAGTTCTTAAAAACGTTCAGTAGTTGCCTTATCACTTCTATTGTGTAAGGAACAGACCAAACAGAATCTTTAGGAATCCATTTTCTCCAAAAACTTAACAGCCAATTTCTTTTCATTACGCTTTGATAACGATATCTCCATCTCATATCACCTTTTCATTTTATCATTGGTAGAAAATATTGGAAATCGAAAAAGGAAGGTATACAAAGTCCATAAAGACTTTGCAACCTCCCCGATGCTTTCGGTACTTATTTATTTTTTGCAATATTCTATATTTTACCATTAAGGTTGCATAGCGTAAACGGAATTCCTCATGGAAACCTACAACCACCGCAAAACAAAAAAATGCCCCCGATAACCGGGAGCATTCCTATCACATTACACTTAAGCTTTGACTTTTGCTTTAATTTCTTCAAGCGGCTTGTGGTTACCGTATTTCGGGTACTCACGTGTAGATGGAGCCGCCCAGTGAACCGCATTGCTGATAACGCGGCGGATTTGTTCATTGTAGTACGTACGGTACGTCTCGTGTCCAGGACGGAAGTAGAAGATTTTCCCGTTGCCACGGTTGAACGTGCAACCGCTGCGGAAAACTTCGCCGCCTTCGAACCAAGAAACCATGATTAGCTCGTCAGGCTGCGGGATATCGAAGTGCTCACCGTACATTTCTTCTGCTTCAAGATCGATGTACTCGCCGATACCTTCAACGATTGGATGACCTGGAGCAACAACCCAAAGACGTTCCTTCTCATCCGCTTCACGCCATTTGAGGTCACAAGATGTGCCCATCAGCTTTTTGAACACTTTGGAGAAATGTCCGGAATGAAGTACGATAAGCCCCATGCCTTGCCATACGCGCTTTTGAACGCGGTCAACGATTTCATCTTGCACCTCGTCATGTGCCTTATGTCCCCACCAGATGAGGACATCTGTGTTATTCAAAACTTCTTCGGACAAACCGTGTTCAGCATCATCTAATGTCGCATAAGTGACATCAACTGCTCCGCTTAAACCTTCGCCAATCGCCGTATGGATACCATCTGGATACGCTGCGCGTACGACTTCGCTTTCTTTTTCATGACGGAACTCGTTCCAAACCGTTACTCTAAGCTTCTGACTCATCTTCTTATTCCCTCCAAGGTAGCGTATTCATTCATACTTTTGAGTATAGTCACTCCCTCGCCGAAAATAAAGGCAAGATCCTGCCTAATTCTTATTCAATAGTGCCCTTCGCCTTCAAACAATGATATACTCAATACTGATAAACCTTGCGTTTCGCCACTTTTTACGTATTCAAAAATGTCTTTCATAGTAGTGAGTGAGGTATACAAATACATGGACTCTATTCATAGCACTAGCACCTTTACCGAGATTGTTAATGAGGAAGTCATTTACCAGAATCCCTTGCTCTTTTTGAAAATTTGGGAAATGAATTCTGACACCAAGCAGTTTGGGCCTCCAACTCCTTGGCGTTGGCATTCACATATGCAAGTTGAATTTCTTGTCGTCATAGAAGGGCAACTCGGCATCCAAACGAAGCACGACTATACGGTGATGGCACCTGGGGATGTCATGGTTTTGGGCTCGTCCCAGCCACATCGTACACATAAGTATTCGGCGGATGCCTTGCGACAGATCGTTTTTCAGATTGATCTTAAGCAGCATTTTGACCTCAGCACCATGCCCTACCTGCACTGTTTCTCGGAGCTGACTCATCCGCTTGAGCAATTTAATGAGCTTTTTCAAGGCAATGCAGCTGTTAAGCAAGAGGCTTACAACCTTATCATGCAGATTTACGAAGAATCGCAATCCCGCAGGATTGGGTACGAGTTGGCGATCAGTGCAGCGATTAAAAATCTCTTGCTTTTAATGCTGCGCAATGACAACCGAGATTTCTCGGCACTCGCCGAGGACTCCGGCATTTCACGCGTGCGTCCGGTACTAGACTATATCGACGAGCATCTGAGCGAACGGATTTCGGTTGAA
It contains:
- a CDS encoding DinB family protein — its product is MNEKQIFNKFKKIRTETLNEVRDLPNNIIDLIPEGFSNNIRWNLGHILVGWDHGIFPNIKLERRESLHYHTIFPKGTVPKECWGDEPVFKEIVSNLENQLESIIENSKGKLEQPLIVPFIPRVKTIKNMFQFHIKHEEHHLECIRKIKQILINE
- a CDS encoding tyrosine-type recombinase/integrase, which codes for MSDTAFEIVQQYSQQEKPEVWLFPGQTEGRHLTERSVQKNFEQALVSSGVRKKVSVHSLRHSFATHLLEGGIDIRYIQELLGHQSTRTTERYTHVV
- a CDS encoding ThuA domain-containing protein; translated protein: MSQKLRVTVWNEFRHEKESEVVRAAYPDGIHTAIGEGLSGAVDVTYATLDDAEHGLSEEVLNNTDVLIWWGHKAHDEVQDEIVDRVQKRVWQGMGLIVLHSGHFSKVFKKLMGTSCDLKWREADEKERLWVVAPGHPIVEGIGEYIDLEAEEMYGEHFDIPQPDELIMVSWFEGGEVFRSGCTFNRGNGKIFYFRPGHETYRTYYNEQIRRVISNAVHWAAPSTREYPKYGNHKPLEEIKAKVKA
- a CDS encoding helix-turn-helix domain-containing protein is translated as MDSIHSTSTFTEIVNEEVIYQNPLLFLKIWEMNSDTKQFGPPTPWRWHSHMQVEFLVVIEGQLGIQTKHDYTVMAPGDVMVLGSSQPHRTHKYSADALRQIVFQIDLKQHFDLSTMPYLHCFSELTHPLEQFNELFQGNAAVKQEAYNLIMQIYEESQSRRIGYELAISAAIKNLLLLMLRNDNRDFSALAEDSGISRVRPVLDYIDEHLSERISVEDMCSVLNLSYHYFIKYFKKVMGISFVDYVNYKRIKKAERLLLTGDLSIMEVSFEVGILNMAQFYKLFKRHNQCSPKEFKQRMRSQSELTPHLAQAD